A region of Solanum dulcamara chromosome 7, daSolDulc1.2, whole genome shotgun sequence DNA encodes the following proteins:
- the LOC129894586 gene encoding uncharacterized protein LOC129894586, giving the protein MMFIKLVIGKLIVNVVSAYASHVGLDEEVKKLFWEDLDEVGRGIPSTEEIFIGGDFNGHIGTTSNGFDDVHGGFSFRERNGGGVSLLEFAKAFEKEAIEVLRVSRGIFGGRQGDWWWNGEVQGKVKAKKVTYTEWLECVDEEKKNRLKDIYRKA; this is encoded by the exons ATGATGTTTATTAAGCTAGTTATAGGCAAGCTTATCGTGAACGTTGTTAGTGCATATGCATCCCATGTGGGTCTTGATGAAGAAGTCAAAAAgctcttttgggaggatttggatgaagTAGGGAGAGGTATACCTAGTACCGAAGAGATTTTCATTGGTGGAGATTTCAATGGTCATATCGGTACAACTTCTAATGGTTTTGATGATGTCCATGGAGGCTTTAGTTTTAGGGAAAGGAATGGTGGCGGGGTTTCTCTCTTGGAATTTGCCAAAGCTTTTGA AAAAGAAGCTATCGAGGTTCTTAGGGTATCGAGAGGAATCTTTGGTGGTCGTCAAggagattggtggtggaatggagaagtacaagGCAAAGTGAAAGCCAAGAAGGTTACCTATACGGAGTGGTTGGAGTGCGTGGATGAGGAGAAGAAGAATAGGCTTAAAGATATTTATAGGAAGGCATAG